The Shewanella halotolerans region GGTCAATGCCTATGTGGCGCCCGTGATGGAGAATGGTCAGGTCAAGGAGTATCAATCGGTGCGCCGCCGGGCGAGTCAGGCCCAGGTGGAGCGTGCCAGCGATATCTATCAGAGCCTGAATAAGTCGGAGCAGCGCAGCGAGATCAAGGATGCCAAGCTCAGTTATGGCGGCAAGTTGACCCTGTTTGCTTTTCTCTGCCTTATGTTAGCCATCGGCCTGAGTAATATCTCGCCCTGGTTGGCGCTCGTCTGCGCGCCGCTGTTGGCGTTTGGCATGAGGCTCCTCTTGGCGCCGCTAAGGGCCCTGAATGACCATGCACTCACTATCGTGTCAGACCCTGTGGCCAGACACATCTACGCCGGAAGGCGGGACGAGCTGGGCAATATTCAATTTGCCATGGAGTTCACCACGGCGGAGATCGCCGGGGTGGTAGGGCGGATGACAGATGCTTCAAGCGTTATCGCCAGAGACAGCGACGCCCTGCTCGGCTCTATCACGGCCACGGCCGAGCGTGCCGACGGTCAGAATCAACAGACGGCCCAGGCCGCGGCGGCGGTGGAAGAGTTGACCGCCAGCTTTAATGAGCTGGGTCAGCAGCTTAAGCAGGTCTCGGCAGATGTCGAAGCCAGCCAGGCGGCTGTGCTGCAGGGCTATGAACAGCTCGATGCCGTGGTGGCCAGCATAGATGAGCTACACGGTGAGGTGGGCAACTTTGCCCAGGTGGTTAGCGAGATAGAGCATGACAGTGTGGCGATTAATCAGGTGCTGGAGGTGATCACTAAGATTGCCGAGCAGACTAACCTGCTGGCGCTTAACGCCGCCATCGAGGCGGCGAGGGCCGGTGAGTCGGGTCGGGGTTTCGCCGTGGTGGCGGACGAGGTGCGTCAGCTGTCGGCGCGCACCGCAGATTCCACCAGTCAGATCGATGCCATTATCGCCAAGTTCCAGCAGAGCACGGCCAATGCGGCGAACACACTGACCGCGGGTCAGCGCCAGGCGACCCAGGCGGTGCAGCTGGTGAAACAAGCTGAGGCCGTGTTTGCCGAGCTGGTGACCCGTATCGATAAGATCAATCAGATGACGGAGCTGAGCGCCGATGCCATGCAGGAGCAGGGATTGGCAGCGGTAGATATCAGTGATTCGCTGCAGGCGATCAGCGAGCTGGCCAGCGAAGGCTTTGCCCAGTCCCAGGCCGATAGGCAGCTTGGCGAGCGCAGCTCACTCAAGTCGATGGAGTCACGCCAGCTGGCTCGTCAGTTCTGGCGCCAGGCGGTGCACCGCGCCAATGCCTAACCAATGCCTGGCGAATGTCTAAAGCGTTAGATTTCGGTAATAAAAAAGCCCAGCGATAACGCAGGGCTTTTTTTGAGGATTCGCGCTTAGCGATTAGAGCTGCATCTCAGGTACATGCTCAGGCACGATAAGCTTGCCAGCCGTTTTCTCGATAATCTCCTCGACGCTTACGCCTGGAGCGCGTTCCAGCAGGTGGAAGGCGCCATCTTTGATCTCCAGGAAGGCCAGGTCAGTTAGCACGCGCTTGATACAGCCATAGCCGGTCAGCGGCAGCTCACACTTAGGCAGTAGCTTAGAGTTGCCGTGCTTATCGGCGTGCATCATGGTGACGATAATATTGTCGGCACCGGCCACCAGATCCATGGCGCCGCCCATGCCTTTAATCAGCTTGCCGGGGATCATCCAGGAGGCGATTGAGCCCTCTACATCCACCTCGAAGGCGCCCAGCACGGTGAGATCCACATGACCACCACGGATCATGGCGAAGCTCTCGGCCGAGGAGAAGAAGGAGGCGCCGGGTACGGCGGTGACCGTCTGCTTACCCGCGTTGATCAAATCTGCGTCTATGG contains the following coding sequences:
- a CDS encoding methyl-accepting chemotaxis protein; protein product: MRNNQPVIDNEVVLTDDDILLSTTDLKGNIGYANEDFCRICGFSEEELVRQPHNIVRHPDMPKAAFAILWQRLAQKQSWLGVVKNRCKDGSYYWVNAYVAPVMENGQVKEYQSVRRRASQAQVERASDIYQSLNKSEQRSEIKDAKLSYGGKLTLFAFLCLMLAIGLSNISPWLALVCAPLLAFGMRLLLAPLRALNDHALTIVSDPVARHIYAGRRDELGNIQFAMEFTTAEIAGVVGRMTDASSVIARDSDALLGSITATAERADGQNQQTAQAAAAVEELTASFNELGQQLKQVSADVEASQAAVLQGYEQLDAVVASIDELHGEVGNFAQVVSEIEHDSVAINQVLEVITKIAEQTNLLALNAAIEAARAGESGRGFAVVADEVRQLSARTADSTSQIDAIIAKFQQSTANAANTLTAGQRQATQAVQLVKQAEAVFAELVTRIDKINQMTELSADAMQEQGLAAVDISDSLQAISELASEGFAQSQADRQLGERSSLKSMESRQLARQFWRQAVHRANA
- a CDS encoding 3-oxoacid CoA-transferase subunit B translates to MALSREQLAQRVSQELQDGFYVNLGIGIPTLVANYIPEGMQVMLQSENGLLGMGEFPTEETIDADLINAGKQTVTAVPGASFFSSAESFAMIRGGHVDLTVLGAFEVDVEGSIASWMIPGKLIKGMGGAMDLVAGADNIIVTMMHADKHGNSKLLPKCELPLTGYGCIKRVLTDLAFLEIKDGAFHLLERAPGVSVEEIIEKTAGKLIVPEHVPEMQL